The proteins below come from a single Aegilops tauschii subsp. strangulata cultivar AL8/78 chromosome 6, Aet v6.0, whole genome shotgun sequence genomic window:
- the LOC141025958 gene encoding uncharacterized protein, producing the protein MTNVKFFGSESRKTLGPLSSGGGKRAISASAGVLLVAPTGENLKYVVQMHFPRERSTNNTAEYEGLLAGLRIAIDLGIRKLIVRGDSQLVVKEVNKDYQSPLMEAYVDEVRKLEESFDSLQAEHVPRAENNIADDLSKRAALKTE; encoded by the exons ATGACCAAcgtcaagttcttcgggagcgagtcCAGGAAGACGCTCGGACCACTATCGAGCGGCGGGGGGAAGCGCGCCATCA GCGCCAGTGCCGGCGTGCTGCttgtcgcgcccaccggagagaACCTCAAGTACGTAGTCCAAATGCATTTTCCCCGGGAGAGATCAACGAACAACACCGCTGAATATGAGGGGCTGCTTGCTGGTCTCAGGATCGCGATAGACCTTGGGATCAGGAAGCTGATCGTCCGTGGGGATTCGCAACTCGTGGTGAAGGAAgtgaacaaggattatcagagcccactGATGGAAGCTTATGttgatgaagtgaggaagttggaagagagTTTTGACAGtctacaagcagagcatgttcctcgAGCAGAGAACAACATTGCTGATGACCTGTCGAAACGTGCTGCCCTCAA GACAGAATAA